GGGTCGAAGTCGATGACTTGCTTCTCCTTGGGCATTGCCTCGACCTTGATGCCGCGCCACTCGCCGTCGACGCCGACGAGCGCCTCAGAGAACCCAGCGTCCTCGTTGCCGGGGACCGCGTCCTGCACGTAGCGCATCTGGGCGTAGTTCAACCCGAACTCGTCGGCCCACTGGTCGTCCATTCCATCCAGGCGGTGGAACTGCTTGACGGCACACTGGTCAAGAATGGCTTCGGACTCGGCGTGCTCGAAGAACTCGTCGACGGTCTGGGTAACGAGACGAATCGAGAGATCGTGGTGACGGTGATGTCGGAATACCGTCTCGAGGAACGCTAGACTCGCAGCGTCCTGCATGATGTACCGCGCCTCGTCGATGACGAACACGACCTCCTTGTCCGTCTCTTTCGCCCGCTCGTAGACGAGCGAGATGAGCAACTGCATCGTCAGTGCCGTGCTGCTGTCGACGCTGCCCTCCTGTTGTGCGAGATCGAGGTAGATGACTTTCTCGTCGCGAATGTCGAACTCTGAGGACTTCCCGAGATTAGCGTGGCGACCCTCCTCCTCGAAGGGACGAAGCTGGTCCAGAAGCCACGTCGCGTCCTCGCGAATCTTCCCGGCCTCCTCGTCGGAACGAACGACGAACTCCTCGGGGTCGTCGACCATGTCTTCGAAGACGTCCATCATATCCCGGATAGTCGGGCTGGGGTTGCTGTGCGTCGAGATATCGTCGGTGATGTCGTTGCGCTTGTAGGCACGCTTGAGACCGAGTTCGAGCGTCGTCCGACGATCCCCGAGCGAGATGCCCCGCAGTGCGAAGAAGTTCGTCAGGAAGCTCATCGCGTCGTCGAGCTTCTCGTTGAACGGGCTCGCATCCTCACCCATCGCCCGCTGGACGTGGTCGGGTGTCTGACGGATCTCCAAAGGATTCAGACCGAGCGTCCCACCGACGGTGATGCGTTTCGCACCGAGCGCTTCGGCGACCCCCGCCCAGTTGTTGAGCGGTTCGAGGATGATGCCGATTCGGTCCTTACTCTGCTCGATAGAGCGGATGAAGTTCTGCTTCGAACTGAACGACTTCCCAGACCCAGTATCGCCGACGGTGAACATCGCATACCCGTTGTCACGGGCGAACGGGTCGATGACGACCGGGCTCTGGTTGTCCTTGTGAATCCCGAACTCGACGCCGCCCTCCTCGAGAATCGTCGCGTTGTGCGGCGAGGACAGCAACGCGCCGACGGCACCCCCAAGGGCGATCGACTCGCGACCGAATTCGTTGTCGCCAATGGGTGCGGCGGACTGGAGGGCAAGGTCTTGCCGACAAATAGCGGTCTTCGGCGTGAGGTTCGCTGGGTCGTCGCGGAGGGCGCTCTTGACCTTCTGGACTGAGTCCCTGAGGTCCTCCTTGTCGTCGGCGCGAACCGTGACGAACATCCCCTGGTCGAAGACGTTCGCTCCGCTCTCGACGGCCT
This genomic stretch from Halorubrum depositum harbors:
- a CDS encoding VirB4 family type IV secretion system protein; translation: MRPMRNVVLQAGGGTFTQLTEWLRNPTSPEGAAIYLLLVVVLGVVGKLLWDWHTADDEPEVDFSDVLDEETLEEGHAEGQLLDDISESHKTVTAPAAIEWETRSARVGEQWTTTLYIADYADYPNDGYLSDLFELTDVEFDLTAHITPKNQQRARNELQDIADDLQVDADLEQSVRSAYLQERANEAAATYKAVESGANVFDQGMFVTVRADDKEDLRDSVQKVKSALRDDPANLTPKTAICRQDLALQSAAPIGDNEFGRESIALGGAVGALLSSPHNATILEEGGVEFGIHKDNQSPVVIDPFARDNGYAMFTVGDTGSGKSFSSKQNFIRSIEQSKDRIGIILEPLNNWAGVAEALGAKRITVGGTLGLNPLEIRQTPDHVQRAMGEDASPFNEKLDDAMSFLTNFFALRGISLGDRRTTLELGLKRAYKRNDITDDISTHSNPSPTIRDMMDVFEDMVDDPEEFVVRSDEEAGKIREDATWLLDQLRPFEEEGRHANLGKSSEFDIRDEKVIYLDLAQQEGSVDSSTALTMQLLISLVYERAKETDKEVVFVIDEARYIMQDAASLAFLETVFRHHRHHDLSIRLVTQTVDEFFEHAESEAILDQCAVKQFHRLDGMDDQWADEFGLNYAQMRYVQDAVPGNEDAGFSEALVGVDGEWRGIKVEAMPKEKQVIDFDPTEQRRSSLPGAGEDAVDTDVQEFREKLEEQVTNGQSKESETVSAKPDGGSMEGEDDA